One stretch of Saprospiraceae bacterium DNA includes these proteins:
- a CDS encoding ABC transporter permease, whose product MLQNYLRLAFRHLRKNKTFSAINLVGLALGLAAAMAVLLYVQDEVSYEKFHLNAARVARVESSIHYNGQTQKLATVPNILAPFLQERLPEVEAATRVFANNFTGVANVKADNKNHAEGRFYWADSNVFGVFTFKMLEGSSEHALERPNTVVVSASTARRYFGDSNPVGKTIRVDNYIDLEISGVFADFPANTHSPFDIVGAFHSVNFGKTEHQSWGNASFYTYLLLRSATDFSALEKKIEALVLKDAPAERLPFQYSLKPLLDVHLHSANLSTFDKQPYGDIRQVHILVGLAVLLLLIACINYMNLATAQSQRRAREVSLSKTLGAHSGHLAARFYTETALTTLLGIGGSIFLLRLGLPFFNELADKNLSATFLTQAWFWAGIVAIWFVVTLVAGVYPAVFLSSFSPSKVLRQSLGTGAGSAGWFRKGLVVLQFCISTALIVSTLIFYKQLEFIRDKKLGYAPTQVVALNVYSAESRQQMDALEHEIRALASVKGTAYTQTFPGRSGSGRTLSHLNETEGPNLTTCRARPDIFAVLDIPLIAGQPMRVPQQGDTITEIVINRTAAAQLGWTPEQCLGRKVEASLPNAIIVGVTEDFHHGSMREKIGSYAFHNARTEGLDFLLVKLQTEQLTTVMRDMEAAFRRTMPNSAFDFVFLDEHLDALYRGEQRMAKVALVFALLAVLIACLGLFALAAFAAERRTKEIGIRKVLGASVAGITGLLAKDFLKLVVASFLLAFPTAYFFMDKWLQHFAYRIDIQWWVFVAAGIMALAVAFLTVSFQSVRAALANPAQSLKSE is encoded by the coding sequence ATGTTACAAAACTATCTTCGGCTGGCGTTTCGCCACCTCCGCAAGAACAAAACTTTCAGCGCCATCAACTTGGTTGGGCTGGCTTTGGGGCTGGCAGCTGCGATGGCGGTGTTGCTCTATGTTCAGGACGAGGTTTCTTATGAAAAATTCCATCTGAACGCAGCCCGCGTCGCGCGGGTGGAGTCGAGCATCCACTACAATGGCCAAACGCAAAAACTGGCTACTGTGCCCAACATACTTGCGCCATTTTTGCAGGAGCGGCTGCCCGAAGTGGAGGCTGCCACGCGGGTTTTTGCCAACAACTTCACCGGGGTTGCCAACGTGAAGGCCGACAACAAAAACCACGCGGAGGGTCGCTTCTATTGGGCGGATTCGAACGTGTTTGGAGTTTTTACGTTCAAGATGTTGGAAGGCTCTTCGGAACATGCTCTCGAGCGGCCCAACACGGTCGTCGTGAGCGCTTCCACGGCGCGTCGCTATTTCGGCGATAGCAACCCGGTAGGCAAGACCATCCGCGTGGACAACTACATTGACCTCGAAATCAGCGGGGTGTTCGCTGATTTTCCAGCCAATACCCATTCGCCATTTGATATCGTGGGGGCTTTTCATAGTGTCAATTTTGGAAAAACCGAGCATCAGAGCTGGGGCAATGCGAGTTTTTATACCTATCTGCTGCTTCGCTCCGCGACTGATTTTTCCGCATTGGAGAAGAAAATCGAGGCATTGGTGCTAAAAGATGCTCCTGCCGAACGCCTTCCCTTCCAATACTCCCTCAAGCCGCTGCTCGACGTGCACCTGCACTCTGCCAACCTATCCACTTTCGACAAACAACCGTACGGCGACATTCGGCAAGTCCACATCTTGGTGGGCTTGGCCGTGCTACTGTTGCTCATCGCCTGCATCAACTACATGAATCTCGCCACTGCCCAATCGCAGCGCAGGGCGCGAGAGGTGAGTTTGAGCAAAACCTTGGGCGCTCATTCGGGGCATCTGGCCGCAAGGTTCTACACCGAGACGGCGCTGACAACACTTCTGGGCATCGGGGGCAGCATTTTCCTGTTGCGATTGGGATTGCCGTTTTTCAATGAATTGGCCGACAAAAACCTCAGCGCGACCTTTTTGACCCAAGCATGGTTTTGGGCAGGCATCGTCGCGATATGGTTTGTGGTGACGCTGGTGGCAGGCGTTTATCCTGCCGTGTTTCTATCTTCATTTTCACCCTCGAAAGTGTTGCGTCAGTCGTTGGGAACAGGAGCGGGTAGTGCGGGATGGTTTCGGAAAGGATTGGTCGTGTTGCAGTTTTGTATTTCTACCGCGCTCATTGTCAGCACCTTGATTTTTTACAAACAACTTGAGTTTATTCGAGATAAAAAACTCGGCTACGCTCCGACGCAAGTCGTGGCGCTCAATGTGTACAGCGCCGAAAGTCGCCAGCAAATGGATGCGCTTGAGCATGAAATCAGGGCGCTGGCTTCGGTGAAAGGCACCGCATACACGCAGACGTTCCCCGGTCGCAGCGGCAGCGGTCGCACCCTGTCCCACCTCAACGAAACCGAAGGCCCCAACCTGACTACTTGCCGTGCACGCCCCGACATCTTCGCCGTGCTCGATATTCCCCTCATTGCAGGCCAGCCCATGAGGGTGCCACAGCAAGGCGATACCATCACCGAAATCGTCATCAATCGGACGGCAGCCGCTCAACTTGGCTGGACACCCGAACAATGCCTCGGACGCAAGGTGGAAGCCAGCCTGCCCAATGCAATCATCGTAGGAGTGACGGAAGATTTTCACCATGGCAGTATGCGCGAGAAAATCGGCAGCTACGCTTTCCACAATGCCCGCACGGAAGGCCTCGACTTCTTGCTGGTGAAGCTGCAAACCGAACAACTGACCACCGTGATGCGCGATATGGAAGCTGCCTTCAGACGCACCATGCCCAACTCTGCGTTCGACTTTGTTTTCTTGGACGAGCATCTGGATGCGCTCTATCGCGGCGAGCAACGCATGGCAAAAGTGGCGCTCGTATTTGCCCTGTTGGCCGTACTTATCGCCTGTTTGGGATTGTTTGCCTTGGCGGCCTTTGCCGCCGAGCGCCGCACCAAGGAAATCGGCATAAGAAAAGTGCTGGGCGCATCCGTGGCGGGCATCACGGGTTTGTTGGCCAAAGATTTTCTGAAACTCGTTGTTGCCTCGTTTCTGCTTGCCTTCCCGACCGCCTATTTTTTCATGGACAAATGGCTGCAACATTTTGCCTATCGCATTGATATCCAATGGTGGGTGTTTGTGGCAGCAGGCATCATGGCGCTCGCCGTCGCGTTCTTGACCGTGAGTTTTCAGAGCGTGCGGGCGGCGTTGGCGAATCCGGCGCAGTCGTTGAAAAGCGAGTAA